From one Deinococcus aquiradiocola genomic stretch:
- a CDS encoding helix-turn-helix domain-containing protein: MRSPHPIRFQLAHNMRAFRKQVGMTQEQLAASAGLHVTYVNEIERGKRNVAIDNIGRIAEALNVAPALLLSSAEPDL, translated from the coding sequence GTGCGTTCGCCTCACCCGATCCGTTTTCAACTGGCCCACAACATGCGGGCCTTCAGGAAACAGGTCGGGATGACCCAGGAACAACTCGCGGCCTCCGCCGGACTTCACGTCACCTACGTGAACGAGATCGAGCGAGGCAAGAGAAACGTTGCGATCGACAACATCGGCAGGATCGCCGAAGCGCTCAACGTCGCACCAGCGTTACTGCTTTCGTCCGCAGAACCTGACCTGTAA
- a CDS encoding leucine-rich repeat domain-containing protein produces MNRSDAGPAGPALLHQHPQHERGAALLAALSRDPAFTTDHVHLNSMHLTVLPNTLHRCRRARVFSAYNNHLTGVPDWLWTFTDLRTLNLSANAFDVLPDALGQLTALGMLDLGHNALNHLPDVFGTLHALQFLYLSNNRLRHLPASMRSLTALQYLNVTDNALDHLPDWMGELGELEEVRAYNNRMTVLPDSIGELGSLRELHLMNNRLSRAPESLGQCAQLEKLSLQGNALTGLPESLGNLERLTELDLRFNALEALPASLEQWTALRVLDLRANALSVLPEWLARLPNLERLDVRWNRLTRLPEAFSALRERGCLIYA; encoded by the coding sequence ATGAACCGCAGTGACGCCGGACCCGCAGGGCCTGCCCTCCTTCACCAGCACCCACAGCACGAACGTGGTGCAGCCCTGCTCGCCGCGCTGTCCCGCGACCCGGCCTTCACCACCGATCACGTCCACCTCAACAGCATGCACCTCACCGTCCTGCCCAACACCCTGCACAGGTGCAGGAGAGCGCGCGTGTTCAGCGCGTACAACAACCACCTCACCGGCGTGCCCGACTGGCTGTGGACCTTCACCGACCTGCGCACCCTCAACCTCTCCGCCAACGCCTTCGATGTCCTCCCGGACGCCCTCGGGCAACTGACGGCGCTCGGGATGCTCGACCTCGGGCACAACGCCCTGAATCACCTGCCGGACGTCTTCGGGACCCTGCACGCCCTGCAGTTCCTGTACCTCAGCAACAACCGCCTGCGCCACCTCCCGGCGTCGATGCGTTCCCTCACGGCCCTGCAGTACCTGAACGTCACCGACAACGCCCTGGACCACCTGCCGGACTGGATGGGCGAACTGGGTGAACTCGAGGAGGTCCGGGCATACAACAACCGGATGACGGTCCTGCCGGACAGCATCGGCGAACTCGGGTCCCTGCGCGAACTTCACCTGATGAACAACCGGCTCTCCAGGGCGCCGGAAAGCCTCGGGCAGTGCGCGCAGCTGGAGAAGCTGTCGCTGCAGGGCAACGCCCTGACCGGGTTGCCGGAGAGCCTCGGGAACCTGGAGCGGCTGACGGAACTCGACCTGCGGTTCAACGCGCTGGAGGCACTGCCGGCCTCGCTCGAACAGTGGACGGCCCTGCGGGTGCTCGACCTGCGCGCCAACGCCCTGTCGGTGCTGCCGGAGTGGCTGGCACGGCTCCCGAACCTCGAACGGCTGGATGTACGGTGGAACAGGCTGACCCGTCTGCCGGAAGCCTTCAGCGCCCTGCGCGAGCGCGGCTGCCTGATCTACGCGTGA
- a CDS encoding DEAD/DEAH box helicase, whose translation MVPLLRHDRGTLVMSDVPDVVRSLFTWDARGQVYRAPGRAYREISEVLRAHAAPYRDEAAAFQKLDLTFGRDVTPYPHQTEALTAWKRAGRQGVIVLPTGAGKTLVAQLAMRDTPRSTLICVPTLDLLHQWYAGLLAAFPDASVGLLGGGSHDETPVLVSTYDSAAIHAERLADRYGLIVFDEAHHLPSDFTRAIAEMSLAPYRLGLTATPARSDGREADLDTLIGSVVYRRRPEDLRGGALADYREVQILVRLSPAERQQYDELIAFRNRFLFKMSIQLGSLDGWQQFLRSSGTPDGRRAMLAHRQAKSLAYGTDGKLRVLEEILANHAGERTLIFTDDNATVYRVSREFLIPSITHQTPVKERHAVLERFRSGAYQVLVTSRVLNEGVDVPEASVAVILSGTATEREQTQRLGRILRRARGKKATLYEVVTEGTSEERVSQQRRGQWTPGSQAGPVWESVNAPD comes from the coding sequence GTGGTTCCTCTTCTCCGACACGACCGCGGCACCCTCGTGATGAGTGACGTGCCGGACGTCGTCCGCTCCCTCTTCACCTGGGACGCCCGCGGTCAGGTGTACCGCGCTCCCGGCCGCGCCTACCGCGAAATCAGCGAGGTGCTGCGCGCCCACGCCGCCCCGTACCGGGACGAGGCGGCCGCCTTCCAGAAGCTCGACCTGACCTTCGGGCGGGACGTCACCCCCTACCCGCACCAGACGGAAGCCCTCACCGCCTGGAAGCGCGCCGGGCGTCAGGGCGTGATCGTCCTCCCCACCGGTGCCGGCAAGACCCTCGTCGCGCAGCTCGCCATGCGTGACACGCCGCGCAGCACCCTGATCTGCGTGCCGACCCTCGACCTGCTGCACCAGTGGTACGCCGGGCTGCTCGCCGCGTTCCCCGACGCCAGCGTCGGTCTGCTCGGTGGCGGCAGTCACGACGAGACGCCCGTCCTCGTCAGCACCTACGATTCCGCCGCCATTCACGCCGAACGCCTCGCCGACCGGTACGGCCTGATCGTGTTCGACGAAGCGCACCACCTGCCGAGCGATTTCACGCGCGCCATCGCCGAGATGAGCCTCGCCCCGTACCGCCTGGGCCTCACCGCCACGCCCGCCCGCTCCGACGGCCGCGAAGCGGACCTGGACACATTGATCGGCAGCGTCGTGTACCGGCGGCGTCCCGAGGACCTGCGCGGCGGGGCGCTGGCCGATTACCGTGAGGTGCAGATCCTAGTGCGGCTCAGCCCGGCGGAACGCCAGCAGTACGACGAGCTGATCGCGTTCCGTAACCGCTTCCTGTTCAAGATGAGCATCCAGCTCGGCTCTCTGGACGGCTGGCAGCAGTTCCTGCGCAGCAGCGGCACCCCGGACGGCCGCCGCGCCATGCTGGCCCACCGGCAGGCGAAGAGCCTCGCGTACGGCACGGACGGGAAGCTGCGGGTGCTGGAGGAGATCCTCGCGAACCACGCCGGCGAACGCACCCTGATCTTCACGGATGACAACGCCACCGTGTACCGCGTCAGCCGGGAGTTTTTGATCCCGTCCATCACGCACCAGACGCCCGTCAAGGAACGCCACGCCGTGCTCGAACGCTTCCGGTCCGGTGCGTACCAGGTGCTCGTGACGAGCCGTGTGCTGAACGAGGGCGTGGACGTGCCGGAGGCGAGTGTGGCGGTGATCCTGAGCGGCACCGCCACCGAGCGCGAGCAGACCCAGCGGCTCGGGCGGATCCTGCGGCGGGCCAGGGGGAAGAAGGCGACGCTGTACGAGGTGGTCACCGAGGGCACCAGCGAGGAACGCGTGAGTCAGCAGCGCCGGGGGCAGTGGACGCCGGGAAGTCAGGCGGGTCCGGTGTGGGAGTCGGTGAATGCTCCCGACTGA
- a CDS encoding DUF790 family protein → MLPTELLMFRVKAGIVEPRRLNPTPGHLTLVAALCGAFEAHVNDKRAQLEEDLRALEAGRSDYRVVRGLAHLLAQDHAVFETGGTVEPGTVRETVFSLAQGQPPSRARSARILEDASTRLGLGSAEEALDLLYADLPDQQRLVSFEAPDPVPLLQRFELAQAQGVLYRAYSLIITAHRNEPARYKQLLRYTKLFGLMVTVEGDADTGFTLTMDGPTSLFGSTTRYGLALAKFLPALLHVTRWDLTAAVKPRKDLAWVDPSDEEWSFQLTSEDGYVSHYKEPQEHDSALESGFAERFEKLGTPWTLEREVDLVPVPGGVIIPDFRLVHPDGRSVLVEIVGYWRPEYLRKKFELLRRSGRTDVIVAVSERLNLEKAGVKTTDFGERVVFFKGVLNPKVVLELAERMAANS, encoded by the coding sequence ATGCTCCCGACTGAACTGCTGATGTTCCGCGTCAAGGCGGGGATCGTCGAGCCGAGGCGGTTGAATCCCACGCCCGGTCACCTGACGCTGGTGGCGGCGCTGTGTGGGGCGTTCGAGGCGCACGTGAACGACAAGCGCGCGCAGCTCGAGGAGGACTTGCGGGCACTGGAGGCGGGCCGCAGCGACTACCGGGTGGTGCGGGGTCTCGCGCACCTGCTCGCCCAGGACCACGCGGTGTTCGAGACGGGCGGCACGGTCGAGCCGGGCACGGTGCGTGAGACGGTGTTCTCCCTCGCGCAGGGTCAGCCGCCCAGCCGGGCGAGATCGGCACGCATCCTGGAGGACGCCTCGACCCGTCTCGGGCTGGGCAGTGCGGAGGAGGCGCTCGACCTGCTGTACGCGGACCTGCCGGACCAGCAGCGGCTGGTGAGCTTCGAGGCTCCGGACCCGGTGCCGCTGCTGCAGCGGTTCGAACTCGCGCAGGCGCAGGGGGTGCTGTACCGGGCGTACAGCCTGATCATCACCGCGCACCGGAACGAACCGGCGCGCTACAAGCAGCTGCTGCGGTACACGAAGCTGTTCGGGTTGATGGTGACGGTGGAGGGGGACGCGGACACGGGCTTCACCCTGACGATGGACGGCCCGACGAGCCTGTTCGGGAGCACCACCCGGTACGGGCTGGCGCTCGCGAAGTTCCTGCCGGCCCTGCTGCACGTGACGCGGTGGGACCTCACGGCGGCCGTCAAGCCCAGGAAGGACCTGGCGTGGGTGGACCCCTCGGATGAGGAGTGGTCGTTCCAGCTGACGAGCGAGGACGGGTACGTCAGCCACTACAAGGAACCGCAGGAACATGACAGCGCCCTGGAGTCCGGTTTCGCGGAACGGTTCGAGAAGCTCGGCACGCCGTGGACGCTGGAGCGGGAGGTGGATCTGGTGCCAGTGCCGGGCGGGGTGATCATCCCGGACTTCCGGCTGGTGCACCCGGACGGGCGGAGCGTGCTGGTGGAGATCGTGGGGTACTGGCGGCCGGAGTACCTGCGGAAGAAGTTCGAGCTGCTGCGGCGATCGGGGCGGACGGACGTGATCGTGGCGGTGTCGGAACGGCTGAACCTGGAGAAGGCGGGCGTGAAGACCACCGATTTCGGGGAGCGCGTGGTGTTCTTCAAGGGTGTGCTGAACCCGAAGGTCGTGCTGGAGCTCGCCGAACGCATGGCCGCGAACTCCTGA
- a CDS encoding AbrB/MazE/SpoVT family DNA-binding domain-containing protein, whose product MGAYLEIDRFGRSLIPRSLRDALALQPGAQLEVELEGGAIHLRPAARDAQVNRHHGCLILSADGVITGDPVQDLRNERLNEVPGSWKD is encoded by the coding sequence GTGGGCGCATACCTGGAGATCGACCGCTTCGGCCGCAGCCTCATTCCCAGGTCCCTGCGTGACGCGCTGGCCCTGCAGCCCGGCGCGCAGCTCGAAGTCGAACTCGAAGGCGGCGCCATCCACCTGCGCCCCGCCGCGCGGGACGCACAGGTCAACCGGCATCACGGTTGCCTGATCCTCAGCGCGGACGGCGTCATCACCGGCGATCCAGTGCAGGACCTGAGAAACGAGCGGCTGAACGAGGTGCCCGGTTCGTGGAAGGACTGA
- a CDS encoding protein adenylyltransferase SelO translates to MPLSPFQFDNSYARDLPGFAVPWQPATVPAPHLLFFNRTLALEMGLDPEELDGPDGAAIFAGNQVPGGAEPLAQAYAGHQFGGFSPQLGDGRALLLGEVIDPFGRRRDLMLKGSGRTPFSRRGDGKAAVGPMLREVLIGEAMHALGLPTTRALAVTATGETVHRERALPGAVLTRVAASHLRVGTFEFFSARHETDRVRQLADYAIARHDPDLIGTDDRYLGLLRRVAQRQATLVAGWMNVGFIHGVMNTDNVALSGETIDYGPCAFLEAYDPDAVFSSIDHGGRYAYRNQPPVTRWNLARLAETLLPLIAGQDSQEAVSEATLQATGVIDAFPVWYEDALLTGQRAKLGLHGGDDATDRALAGNWLTLLHGQRVDFTLGWRRLADAAGGDEGSLRALFTDPQALDTWLARWRERAGSEGNTAADWTERARLMRRVSPVVIPRNHRVEEALAAASDHGDLEPFRRLLAALRRPYDETPEQAGYATPASAEVTACYRTFCGT, encoded by the coding sequence ATGCCCCTCTCCCCGTTCCAGTTCGACAACTCCTACGCGCGGGACCTGCCCGGCTTCGCCGTGCCCTGGCAACCGGCCACCGTGCCCGCGCCACACCTGCTGTTCTTCAACCGCACCCTCGCTCTCGAGATGGGCCTTGATCCCGAGGAGTTGGACGGACCTGACGGGGCCGCCATCTTCGCTGGCAACCAGGTCCCCGGGGGGGCCGAGCCGCTCGCGCAGGCGTACGCGGGCCATCAGTTCGGGGGGTTCTCCCCGCAACTCGGCGATGGCCGTGCGCTGCTCCTCGGCGAGGTCATCGACCCGTTCGGAAGGCGCCGCGACCTCATGCTCAAAGGTTCCGGGCGCACGCCCTTTTCCCGACGGGGCGACGGCAAGGCTGCCGTCGGGCCCATGCTGCGGGAAGTCCTGATCGGTGAGGCGATGCACGCGCTCGGCCTCCCCACCACCCGCGCCCTCGCCGTGACGGCCACCGGCGAGACCGTCCACCGGGAGAGGGCCCTCCCCGGCGCGGTCCTGACCCGCGTGGCCGCCAGTCACCTGCGGGTCGGCACCTTCGAATTCTTCAGTGCCCGGCACGAGACGGACCGCGTCCGGCAGCTGGCTGACTACGCCATCGCGCGGCACGACCCCGACCTGATTGGAACGGACGACCGTTACCTCGGCCTGCTGCGCCGGGTCGCGCAGCGGCAGGCGACGCTGGTGGCGGGGTGGATGAACGTCGGGTTCATTCACGGCGTGATGAACACCGACAACGTCGCCCTCTCCGGTGAGACGATCGACTACGGTCCGTGCGCGTTCCTGGAAGCGTACGACCCGGACGCGGTGTTCAGCTCCATCGACCACGGTGGACGGTACGCCTACCGCAACCAGCCGCCCGTGACGCGCTGGAACCTGGCGCGACTGGCCGAGACGCTGCTGCCCCTAATCGCCGGGCAGGACAGTCAGGAGGCCGTGTCGGAGGCCACCTTGCAGGCGACCGGGGTGATCGACGCCTTCCCGGTGTGGTACGAGGACGCGCTGCTGACGGGTCAGCGGGCGAAGCTGGGCCTGCACGGTGGGGACGACGCGACGGACCGCGCGCTCGCCGGGAACTGGCTGACCCTGCTGCACGGGCAGCGGGTGGACTTCACGCTCGGGTGGCGGAGGCTGGCCGACGCGGCAGGCGGGGACGAGGGGTCCCTCCGGGCGTTGTTCACGGACCCGCAGGCGCTGGACACCTGGCTGGCCCGCTGGCGGGAACGGGCGGGGAGTGAGGGCAACACGGCCGCGGACTGGACGGAACGGGCCAGGCTCATGCGCCGGGTGAGTCCGGTCGTCATTCCGCGCAACCACCGGGTGGAGGAGGCGCTGGCGGCGGCGTCCGATCACGGGGATCTCGAGCCGTTCAGGCGGCTGCTGGCCGCCCTCCGGCGGCCGTATGACGAGACGCCGGAACAGGCGGGTTACGCCACACCGGCCAGCGCGGAAGTCACGGCCTGTTACCGCACCTTCTGCGGCACCTGA
- a CDS encoding sunset domain-containing protein, whose amino-acid sequence MRSLSALLLLALSPAALAINLNAPLNPDPVRTPGDVLTSDPRVVCVSGYTKTVRNVPQALKEQVYRSYGITSRESGEYEIDHLISLELGGSNSVRNLWPESYKTNPLNAHVKDTLENKLHALACSGKITLQQAQQAIASNWQAAYVQYVGPLPGGVTPPPAPKPGQTSGAATVPVLPTSTPPSPPVAATTPVPAPTAASVAPSGGACPASAPIKGNIGSNGKIYHLPQGDPNYRRTHAEACFTTPAAAQSAGFRAAR is encoded by the coding sequence ATGCGATCCCTGAGTGCACTGCTGCTGCTGGCGCTCTCCCCCGCCGCCCTCGCCATCAACCTCAACGCGCCCCTCAACCCTGACCCTGTCAGGACACCCGGCGACGTCCTCACCAGCGACCCCAGGGTCGTCTGCGTCAGTGGGTACACCAAAACCGTCCGCAACGTCCCCCAGGCCCTCAAGGAACAGGTGTACCGCAGTTACGGCATCACCTCCCGGGAGTCCGGCGAGTACGAGATCGATCACCTGATCAGCCTCGAACTCGGCGGCAGCAACTCCGTGCGGAACCTCTGGCCCGAGAGCTACAAGACCAACCCCCTCAACGCCCACGTCAAGGACACCCTCGAGAACAAACTGCACGCCCTGGCGTGCAGCGGGAAGATCACCCTGCAGCAGGCGCAGCAGGCCATCGCCAGCAACTGGCAGGCTGCGTACGTCCAGTACGTCGGTCCCCTCCCGGGCGGCGTGACGCCGCCCCCCGCCCCGAAGCCCGGTCAGACGTCCGGGGCCGCGACCGTCCCGGTCCTGCCTACCAGCACACCACCCAGCCCTCCTGTGGCCGCGACCACCCCGGTCCCGGCCCCCACGGCGGCCAGCGTGGCGCCCAGCGGTGGTGCGTGCCCGGCCAGCGCCCCCATCAAGGGCAACATCGGCAGCAACGGGAAGATCTACCACCTGCCGCAGGGCGACCCGAACTACCGCCGCACGCACGCTGAAGCGTGCTTCACCACGCCCGCCGCCGCACAGAGTGCGGGCTTCCGGGCCGCGAGGTAA
- a CDS encoding integrase core domain-containing protein — protein MQIDATRLSLPDGVCWIYFVLDVISRVVLSSRVVRSLSMHLAKLTLDEAVAVLRAEGHHAAILVQSDGGSDFTSNLFQQGCLKYGSWVRCKVSQPGGTGLLERLNRTYKYQFAFWQDWQSMADVRAAMPDVHRWYNHERRHSALGYATPWSTLTSTANARNAA, from the coding sequence GTGCAAATCGACGCAACACGGTTGTCGCTTCCTGATGGGGTCTGTTGGATCTACTTCGTGCTGGACGTCATTTCACGGGTGGTGCTGTCCAGCCGGGTCGTGCGGAGCCTGTCCATGCACCTCGCCAAGCTGACGCTTGACGAAGCGGTCGCCGTGCTGCGTGCAGAGGGACACCATGCGGCCATCCTGGTACAGAGCGATGGGGGCAGCGATTTCACCAGTAACCTCTTTCAACAGGGCTGTTTGAAGTATGGCAGCTGGGTGCGCTGCAAGGTCTCCCAGCCGGGAGGTACAGGGCTCCTGGAACGCCTCAACCGAACGTACAAATATCAGTTCGCTTTCTGGCAGGACTGGCAGTCCATGGCCGATGTGCGGGCGGCCATGCCGGACGTTCACCGCTGGTACAACCACGAGCGCCGTCATTCGGCGCTCGGCTACGCCACGCCTTGGTCTACACTGACGTCAACGGCGAATGCTCGCAACGCCGCTTGA
- a CDS encoding transposase: MGKQRKTWSTDVKEAIILNVLRGELGVAEAARQHGVNESLIHTWKTQFLEAGRARVLGRTAPVWGLPASLATVRIRA; encoded by the coding sequence ATGGGGAAACAACGCAAGACCTGGAGCACCGACGTCAAGGAAGCCATCATTCTGAACGTGCTGCGAGGTGAACTCGGCGTTGCGGAAGCGGCCCGTCAGCATGGGGTCAATGAAAGCCTGATCCACACTTGGAAAACCCAATTCCTGGAGGCGGGCCGTGCCCGCGTCTTGGGCAGAACGGCACCTGTATGGGGCCTGCCCGCCTCTCTGGCGACCGTCAGGATCAGGGCGTGA
- a CDS encoding helix-turn-helix domain-containing protein codes for MATRAKVILLGADHPEWTLAELGAQVGRCDDTVGTWRKRFVAQRLKGLSGAPDLGAPRTLQDEAIEWVVHLALDTVPEGESHWSTRSMAQASGMTQSAVRRIWRAFGLGPHLVPSFALLLR; via the coding sequence TTGGCGACCCGTGCGAAGGTGATTCTGCTGGGCGCAGATCATCCGGAGTGGACGCTCGCAGAGCTCGGTGCGCAGGTCGGCCGGTGTGACGACACGGTTGGCACCTGGCGCAAACGCTTCGTGGCCCAGCGGTTGAAAGGGTTGAGTGGCGCGCCCGATCTGGGCGCGCCACGAACGCTCCAGGATGAGGCCATCGAGTGGGTCGTGCATCTCGCACTGGACACCGTGCCAGAAGGCGAATCCCACTGGAGCACCCGCAGCATGGCACAGGCCAGTGGGATGACGCAGAGTGCGGTCCGTCGGATCTGGCGAGCCTTCGGGCTGGGGCCGCATCTCGTGCCGTCCTTCGCGCTGCTGCTTAGGTAG
- a CDS encoding M50 family metallopeptidase: MTDGMLPERNDFSSRPPAWSREIDIGEEVAAGQVAVRVGERFFTVGTTLKDILQDLKGSDLRAEVGATATRLSVRLSVSQAQQLAAQLLSYLARESGPRRLWRQIQRGFVKIPLVYPTQDWTDRWRGRVLTPFTVAGSVLLLVLSMVVIVSRINTLPVAMGQTLPWTSYLTLWSLFTLTTVVHELGHALVAAHFGIRTRSMGIAIFVLQPAGYADVSNGWLSSSRARLYTALGGFMAQVVPLFIFSLAWAATHQSIFGYYCVTNLGFFAINMIPLLRTDGYWVLVNLLNEPALMQSCLQELHGAVRDPLQFAQRPGRRQLYAVLGLASLMYTVGTYLLGAGYLLSYLPARVQLLAPLVPVTGLLYFAVRWGIRAARSRQRQRPNALGEAV; this comes from the coding sequence ATGACCGACGGAATGCTCCCAGAACGAAATGACTTTTCTTCGCGCCCGCCTGCATGGTCGCGTGAAATTGATATCGGTGAGGAAGTCGCCGCTGGCCAGGTCGCGGTGAGGGTGGGTGAGCGGTTCTTCACGGTCGGAACGACCCTGAAGGACATTCTTCAGGACCTGAAGGGGTCGGACCTCCGTGCCGAAGTGGGCGCGACCGCAACGCGCCTGAGCGTACGGTTGTCGGTCTCGCAGGCTCAGCAGCTGGCGGCGCAACTGCTGAGCTATCTCGCGCGTGAGTCCGGGCCGCGGCGGTTGTGGCGGCAGATTCAGCGGGGCTTCGTCAAGATTCCGCTGGTCTATCCCACGCAGGACTGGACCGACAGGTGGCGTGGACGTGTGCTTACGCCTTTCACGGTCGCGGGAAGCGTCCTGCTGCTCGTCCTGTCGATGGTCGTCATCGTGAGCCGGATCAACACCCTCCCGGTCGCCATGGGGCAGACCCTCCCGTGGACCAGTTACCTGACGCTGTGGAGTCTGTTCACGCTGACCACAGTGGTTCATGAACTCGGGCACGCCCTGGTGGCGGCACACTTCGGGATCCGGACACGCTCGATGGGGATCGCGATCTTCGTTCTGCAGCCCGCCGGGTACGCGGACGTCAGCAACGGCTGGCTGAGCAGTTCGCGGGCCCGGCTGTACACCGCGCTGGGCGGATTCATGGCTCAGGTGGTTCCCCTGTTCATCTTCAGCCTGGCCTGGGCCGCGACGCACCAGTCGATCTTCGGGTATTACTGCGTGACGAACCTGGGCTTTTTCGCCATCAACATGATTCCGCTGCTCAGAACAGACGGGTACTGGGTACTGGTCAACCTTTTGAATGAGCCGGCACTCATGCAGAGCTGTCTTCAGGAGCTGCACGGGGCGGTCCGGGATCCGCTTCAGTTCGCGCAGCGTCCGGGCAGGCGACAACTGTACGCCGTGCTTGGGCTCGCTTCCCTGATGTACACCGTGGGGACCTACCTCCTGGGGGCCGGATACCTGCTTTCGTACCTGCCCGCACGTGTTCAGTTGCTCGCACCGCTCGTGCCCGTGACTGGGCTCCTGTACTTTGCCGTGCGCTGGGGGATCAGGGCCGCCCGAAGCCGCCAGCGTCAGCGACCAAACGCGCTAGGAGAAGCCGTATGA
- a CDS encoding HesA/MoeB/ThiF family protein yields MTYQLNPFKFRALHQGLILLGSPHSAVTLPYHPRLEFLLHQREVSAADLALLTDQERAVLVREHVFIDWTSTNESLVDRQLGFFSLCGDGEAEQLYQDRLAGARVAVLGVGGLGSQVAYILATAGVGELVLCDYDVVERSNLNRQILYTEDSLGQLKVDAAQQALSRIAPQVKVSVRNTQLLDRDTVAELVRGCDVVVRAVDQPFGIAFEIDEACRSLGIPHIGGGFVETVCTAGPFCTPESVPLNASLGGKDFTAASYYKGPVLGPLAFWLASYVTSDIIRYLTRVAPPQLLDRAVLLDWLTGRMFVQDLRLPQTV; encoded by the coding sequence ATGACGTATCAACTCAATCCCTTCAAGTTCCGCGCCCTGCATCAGGGGCTGATTCTGCTGGGATCACCGCACAGTGCGGTCACCCTGCCCTACCACCCGCGGCTGGAATTCCTGCTGCATCAGCGTGAGGTGAGTGCGGCGGACCTGGCACTCCTCACGGATCAGGAAAGGGCCGTGCTGGTCCGGGAACATGTTTTTATCGACTGGACGTCCACCAATGAGAGTCTGGTCGATCGGCAGCTCGGGTTCTTTTCGTTGTGTGGTGACGGTGAAGCGGAACAGCTGTACCAGGACCGACTCGCCGGTGCGCGTGTGGCCGTGCTGGGGGTCGGTGGGCTGGGTTCGCAGGTGGCGTACATTCTGGCCACTGCCGGCGTCGGGGAACTGGTGCTGTGCGATTACGACGTGGTGGAGCGCTCCAATCTCAACAGGCAGATCCTGTACACGGAAGACAGCCTGGGGCAGCTGAAGGTAGATGCGGCCCAGCAGGCGCTGAGCCGGATCGCGCCACAGGTGAAGGTCAGCGTCCGGAACACGCAGTTGCTCGACCGTGACACGGTGGCCGAACTGGTGCGCGGCTGCGACGTGGTCGTGCGTGCCGTGGATCAGCCGTTCGGCATCGCCTTCGAGATCGACGAGGCCTGCCGTTCGCTGGGGATTCCGCACATTGGGGGCGGTTTCGTGGAGACGGTCTGTACGGCCGGGCCGTTCTGCACGCCTGAAAGCGTGCCACTGAACGCCAGTCTGGGCGGGAAGGACTTCACGGCGGCCTCCTACTACAAGGGCCCGGTGCTCGGCCCGCTCGCCTTCTGGCTGGCGTCCTACGTCACGTCCGACATCATCCGGTACCTGACCAGGGTGGCGCCTCCGCAACTGCTCGACCGGGCGGTGCTGCTCGATTGGCTGACTGGCCGCATGTTCGTGCAGGATCTGCGCTTGCCGCAGACGGTCTGA